A region of the Pseudomonas sp. A34-9 genome:
CTGGTGCGGCACTTGATCGAACATTTCATGAGTCGCGGCCTGAGTTATCTGGACCTGTCGGTGTTGCACGACAACCGTCAGGCGAAAAACCTTTACGCCAAGCTCGGTTTCCGCAACCTTTCGACCTTCGCCATCAAGCGCAAGAACGGCATCAATCAGCCGCTGTTTCTCGGCCCGGGGCCGGAGGCGCAGTTCAATCCGTATGCACGGATCATCGTTGAAGAAGCTCACCGGCGCGGCATCGACGTGCAGGTGGATGACGCCGATGCCGGGTTGTTCACCCTCAGCCACGGCGGGCGCCGCGTACGTTGCCGCGAATCGCTGAGCGACCTGACCAGTGCAATCAGCATGAGCCTGTGCCAGGACAAAAGCCTGACCCACAAAGTGCTCAAAGGCGCCGGATTGAACCTGCCGTCACAGCAACTGGCAGGTAATGCCGACGACAACCTGGCCTTCCTCGACGAACATCAACGGGTGGTGGTCAAGCCGCTCGACGGTGAACAGGGCCAGGGCGTGGCGGTGGATTTGCAGAGCATCGAAGAGGTGCAGCAAGCCATCGAAACGGCGAAGCAATTTGACAGCCGCGTGCTGCTGGAAAGTTTCCACGAAGGGCTTGATCTGCGAATTCTGGTGATTGGCTTCGAAGTGGTGGCGGCGGCGATTCGCAAACCGGCGCAAGTGGTCGGCGATGGCCAGCATTCGGTGGGCGCGTTGATCGAGGCGCAGAGCCGGCGTCGGCAAGCGGCCACCAGCGGTGAGAGCAAGATCCCGCTGGACCACGAGACCCAGCGCACCCTGCATGCAGAAGGTTATGACTACAGCAGCATTCTGCCGGCCGGTGAGCATTTATTTGTGCGGCGTACGGCGAATCTGCACACCGGCGGCACGCTGGAAGATGTCACGGCGATTCTGCACCCGACGCTGGTTGATGCCGCCGTGCGCGCGGCACGGGCGCTGGATATTCCAATGGTCGGGCTAGACCTGATGGTGCCCGCGGCAGATCAGCCCGAGTACGTGTTTATCGAGGCCAACGAACGCGCCGGGTTGGCCAACCATGAGCCGCAACCGACGGCGGAGCGGTTTGTCGATTTGTTGTTTCCGCACAGCCAGCCGGCGATTTGACCCTTTCCTGATCGTTCCCACGCCTGCGTGGGAACGCCTCACCGGACGCTCTGCGTCCACTCTTGGGACGCAGAGCGTCTCCGGCTGCATTCCCACGCAGAGCGAGGGAACGATCAGTGCTCACCCCATCAGGAGTTTCCATGACCACGCAAATCCCCGAACCGGATCTCAACTACCTGCAAAAAGTCCTCCTGGAAATGCTCGCCATTCCCAGCCCAACCGGGTTTACCGACACCATCGTGCGTTACGTCGCCGAGCGTCTGGAAGAACTCGGCATCCCGTTCGAAATGACCCGGCGCGGGACCATTCGCGCCACACTCAAAGGCAAGAAGAACAGCCCCGACCGCGCCGTCTCGGCGCACCTCGACACCATCGGCGCGGCGGTTCGTGCAATCAAAGACAACGGGCGCCTGACCCTCGCGCCGGTCGGCTGCTGGTCAAGCCGTTTTGCCGAGGGCAGCCGTGTCAGCCTGTTCACCGACAACGGCGTGATTCGCGG
Encoded here:
- the ngg gene encoding N-acetylglutaminylglutamine synthetase; the protein is MKPHATAINQRLLRGQTPSYERLQARLAEDGSSLAAEPIAVHCGWGRLLIGHTFPDPASLAQELLNEQPGERDIALYVAAPQQILGLEPTQLFLDPSDTLRLWFSDYRQATRVFRGFRIRRAQSEADWQAINLLYQARGMLPIDATRLTPHHQGGPVYWLAEDEDSGAVIGSVMGLNHHKAFNDPENGSSLWCLAVDPQCSRPGVGEVLVRHLIEHFMSRGLSYLDLSVLHDNRQAKNLYAKLGFRNLSTFAIKRKNGINQPLFLGPGPEAQFNPYARIIVEEAHRRGIDVQVDDADAGLFTLSHGGRRVRCRESLSDLTSAISMSLCQDKSLTHKVLKGAGLNLPSQQLAGNADDNLAFLDEHQRVVVKPLDGEQGQGVAVDLQSIEEVQQAIETAKQFDSRVLLESFHEGLDLRILVIGFEVVAAAIRKPAQVVGDGQHSVGALIEAQSRRRQAATSGESKIPLDHETQRTLHAEGYDYSSILPAGEHLFVRRTANLHTGGTLEDVTAILHPTLVDAAVRAARALDIPMVGLDLMVPAADQPEYVFIEANERAGLANHEPQPTAERFVDLLFPHSQPAI